In Aegilops tauschii subsp. strangulata cultivar AL8/78 chromosome 3, Aet v6.0, whole genome shotgun sequence, one genomic interval encodes:
- the LOC109777280 gene encoding uncharacterized protein: MASYRFLVQKLSRFFVGCEFLHVPRGENETADTLAKIASSRQSIPSAVSLEHLHKLSIKLFSDSESIHVPDDPAVPQPGPGTAPPDPAAPQPGPGTAPIDPAALRLGPGTAPASPATHQPGPRATEPGSGAATPEPIVMAVLAGVTAPSWVLPISEFLENEVLPMDETEARQVQRRASAYIIVNNELVKRTYTGVFQHCVEQDKGIEILLDIHQESRFLKCEGCQRFRKRIHQPASALRTIPIAWPFVVWGLDMFTKWIEARPIKELDSPTAVRFIKDIAVCYGMPNNIITGNGTNYAKGALA, from the exons atggcgagctaccgcttccttgTCCAGAAGCTATCCAGATTCTTCGTGGGCTGTGAGTTCCTCCACGTCCCACGCGGAGAGAATGAAACGGCCGACACACTCGCAAAGATCGCCTCGTCCCGGCAGTCCATTCCGTCCGCCGTCTCCCTCGAGCATCTGCACAAGCTGTCCATCAAGCTGTTTTCGGACTCCGAGTCCATCCATGTCCCAGACGACCCGGCCGTgcctcaacccggcccggggactgctccaCCCGACCCGGCCGCGccacaacccggcccggggactgctccaATCGACCCGGCCGCGCTTCGACTCGGTCCGGGGACTGCTCCAGCCAGCCCGGCCACACACCAACCCGGCCCAAGGGCCACTgaacccggctcgggggctgCCACCCCGGAACCCATCGTGATGGCTGTCCTCGCCGGGGTCACGGCACCATCCTGGGTCCTGCCCATCTCGGAGTTCCTGGAAAACGAGGTCCTTCCCATGGACGAGACCGAAGCCCGACAAGTGCAGCGCCGAGCGTCCGCCTACATCATCGtcaacaacgagctcgtcaagcgCACCTACACCGGCGTGTTCCAACATTGCGTCGAGCAGGACAAGGGCATTGagatcctcctcgacatacaccagg AGTCGCGTTTCCTCAAGTGTGAGGGGTGCCAACGCTTCAGGAAGCGCATCCACCAGCCGGCGTCCGCACTCCGGACCATCCCGATCGCCTGGCCCTTCGtggtctggggactcgacatg ttcaccaagtggatcgaagcaaggCCAATCAAGGAGCTGGACAGTCCAACGGCCGTTCGATTTATCAAGGACATCGCGGTGTGCTACGGCATGCCGAACAACATCATCACGGGCAACGGCACCAACTACGCCAAGGGCGCGCTCGCGTAG